In one Ornithinimicrobium pratense genomic region, the following are encoded:
- a CDS encoding cell division protein FtsQ/DivIB, whose translation MSAGLRTAPATGARAERSTNPDPTRWGRMRGWLRMRRSQGRPRRTLLTGLALVALLAAGVIFLFFFSSAFVVKDLEVSGGRAEVQESAVSLAQIPSGRPLARVAEGAVGERVLADPRIAEISVERDWPSTVRLVLAEREPVLALSDGDATWLADADGVVYEQVEQASNKLPLFQTGGDPTELDRPTVAGLAQLWRMRPDPDVLKGDLGRPRVAADGVVTMRVGEVRLLWGPPEQNEKKWQVVTAIVGQDAVDPQGDTRIDIDVRTPDTPVVTGLPPAPTD comes from the coding sequence ATGAGCGCTGGGCTGCGGACCGCACCGGCCACGGGCGCTCGGGCCGAGCGGTCGACGAACCCCGACCCGACCCGGTGGGGGCGGATGAGGGGCTGGCTGCGGATGCGGCGTTCGCAAGGCCGGCCGCGGCGCACGTTGCTCACCGGGCTTGCCCTCGTCGCGTTGCTCGCCGCCGGCGTCATCTTCCTGTTCTTCTTCTCCTCCGCTTTCGTGGTCAAGGACCTTGAGGTCAGCGGTGGCCGCGCGGAGGTCCAGGAGTCTGCGGTCAGCCTGGCGCAGATCCCCAGCGGCCGGCCCCTGGCCCGGGTGGCCGAGGGAGCAGTGGGGGAGCGGGTGCTGGCCGACCCCCGGATCGCGGAGATCTCCGTCGAGCGTGACTGGCCCTCGACGGTGCGGCTGGTCCTGGCCGAGCGCGAGCCAGTGCTGGCCCTGAGCGACGGCGACGCCACCTGGCTGGCCGACGCCGACGGTGTTGTCTATGAGCAGGTGGAACAGGCCAGCAACAAGTTGCCGCTGTTCCAGACCGGGGGCGACCCGACGGAGCTGGACCGGCCCACGGTCGCGGGCCTGGCGCAGCTGTGGCGGATGCGTCCCGACCCCGACGTGCTCAAGGGCGACCTGGGCCGCCCCCGGGTCGCCGCCGACGGTGTCGTGACCATGCGCGTGGGGGAGGTTCGCCTGCTCTGGGGACCGCCCGAGCAGAACGAGAAGAAGTGGCAGGTCGTCACGGCCATCGTCGGACAGGACGCGGTCGACCCCCAGGGGGACACCCGGATCGACATCGACGTCCGCACCCCCGACACCCCCGTCGTCACCGGCCTGCCTCCCGCCCCCACCGACTGA
- the ftsZ gene encoding cell division protein FtsZ — translation MSAAQNYLAVIKVVGIGGGGVNAINRMIEVGLKGVEFIAINTDAQALLMSDADVKLDVGRELTRGLGAGADPEVGRRAAEDHTEEIEEALRGADMVFVTAGEGGGTGTGGAPVVAKIAKSLGALTIGVVTRPFTFEGRRRANQAESGIASLREEVDTLIVIPNDRLLSISDRTVSMLDAFRSADQVLLSGVQGITDLITTPGLINLDFADVKSVMQGAGSALMGIGSARGEDRAVQAAELAISSPLLEASIEGAHGVLLSVQGGSDLGLFEINEAARLVQEAAHPEANIIFGAVIDDSLGDEVRVTVIAAGFDGGAPHARGEDRATGQTQGGSATRPPTQQGGLGAPRPVGAPAQQAGASRQQEGAGQGGANGASAGQQGGQQQEPARQATPQPPQQDPTEQRAPQRPPVQQPPRQVTFEDNDDLDVPDFLK, via the coding sequence GTGTCCGCAGCCCAGAACTACCTGGCCGTCATCAAGGTCGTCGGCATCGGCGGTGGTGGTGTCAACGCCATCAACCGCATGATCGAGGTCGGCCTGAAGGGCGTCGAGTTCATCGCCATCAACACCGACGCTCAGGCGCTGCTCATGAGCGACGCCGACGTCAAGCTCGACGTGGGCCGGGAGCTCACCCGCGGCCTCGGTGCCGGCGCTGACCCCGAGGTCGGACGCCGCGCCGCGGAGGACCACACGGAGGAGATCGAGGAGGCGTTGCGGGGCGCCGACATGGTCTTCGTCACCGCGGGCGAGGGCGGTGGCACGGGCACGGGCGGTGCCCCGGTCGTGGCCAAGATCGCCAAGTCGCTGGGTGCGCTGACCATCGGTGTGGTCACCCGGCCGTTCACCTTCGAGGGTCGCCGCCGCGCCAACCAGGCCGAGTCCGGCATCGCCAGCCTGCGCGAAGAGGTCGACACCCTCATCGTCATCCCCAACGACCGGCTGCTGTCGATCTCCGACCGCACCGTCTCGATGCTTGACGCCTTCCGCTCGGCCGACCAGGTGCTGCTCTCCGGCGTCCAGGGCATCACCGACCTGATCACCACCCCCGGCCTGATCAACCTGGACTTCGCCGACGTCAAGTCGGTCATGCAGGGTGCTGGCTCGGCACTGATGGGCATTGGCTCGGCCCGCGGCGAGGACCGTGCTGTGCAGGCCGCAGAGCTGGCCATCTCCTCCCCGCTGCTGGAGGCCAGCATCGAGGGCGCCCACGGCGTGCTGCTGTCCGTGCAGGGTGGCTCCGACCTCGGCCTGTTTGAGATCAACGAGGCGGCCCGACTGGTGCAGGAGGCGGCCCACCCGGAGGCCAACATCATCTTCGGCGCCGTCATCGACGACTCCCTCGGCGACGAGGTGCGCGTGACCGTCATCGCGGCCGGTTTCGACGGTGGCGCTCCGCATGCACGCGGTGAGGACCGCGCCACGGGCCAGACCCAGGGTGGCAGCGCAACCCGTCCCCCGACCCAGCAGGGCGGTCTTGGGGCACCGCGCCCCGTAGGTGCCCCCGCCCAGCAGGCGGGTGCCTCGCGTCAGCAGGAGGGCGCTGGCCAGGGTGGGGCCAACGGCGCCTCCGCCGGCCAGCAGGGCGGACAGCAGCAGGAGCCGGCCCGCCAGGCCACCCCGCAGCCGCCGCAGCAGGACCCGACCGAGCAGCGCGCCCCGCAGCGTCCTCCGGTCCAGCAGCCGCCGCGTCAGGTGACCTTCGAGGACAACGACGACCTGGACGTGCCCGACTTCCTGAAGTAG
- a CDS encoding polyphenol oxidase family protein, whose protein sequence is MFFWRQRIEPNGPTFGVEWAVTDRLGGSSQGRYAEFNLGGHVGDLPEAVETNRHRLARELGLRLADLRFMDQQHGCAVALTPATGIARGDGGQAAPVRSSPLQPELIAPAADGIVSGVVDEALVVLVADCVPVLLVDRKEGLAAAVHAGRPGMVAGVVTATVHRLRELGGSALEAVVGPSVCPRCYEVPAQMRSQAAEVEPVAASVTRQGTPAVDVGAGVAEQLMREGVELTWLPGCTRERDDLYSYRRDGATGRFAGVIRLLAPEQVA, encoded by the coding sequence GTGTTCTTCTGGCGGCAGCGAATCGAGCCCAACGGCCCGACCTTCGGGGTCGAGTGGGCGGTCACGGACCGTCTGGGCGGGTCCAGCCAGGGCCGGTATGCCGAGTTCAACCTGGGCGGGCACGTCGGCGACCTGCCCGAGGCGGTCGAGACCAACCGGCACCGCCTGGCCCGCGAGCTGGGACTGCGACTGGCCGACCTGAGGTTCATGGACCAGCAGCACGGCTGCGCCGTCGCCCTGACCCCCGCGACTGGGATCGCCCGCGGGGACGGCGGGCAGGCAGCGCCGGTTCGGTCATCTCCACTGCAGCCCGAGCTCATCGCGCCGGCCGCCGACGGCATCGTCTCTGGAGTGGTCGACGAGGCCCTGGTGGTTCTGGTGGCCGACTGCGTCCCAGTTCTGCTGGTCGACCGGAAGGAGGGCCTCGCGGCGGCGGTGCATGCTGGCCGGCCCGGCATGGTCGCCGGCGTCGTGACGGCCACCGTGCACCGGCTCCGCGAGCTCGGCGGCTCGGCGCTGGAGGCCGTGGTCGGCCCCTCCGTCTGTCCCCGGTGCTATGAGGTTCCGGCGCAGATGCGCAGCCAGGCCGCTGAGGTCGAGCCGGTGGCCGCGTCGGTCACCCGGCAGGGCACGCCGGCGGTCGATGTCGGCGCGGGCGTCGCCGAGCAGTTGATGCGCGAGGGTGTTGAGCTGACCTGGCTGCCGGGGTGCACCCGCGAGCGGGACGACCTCTACTCCTACCGGCGCGACGGCGCCACCGGCCGGTTCGCCGGCGTGATCCGCCTGCTCGCCCCGGAGCAGGTGGCCTGA
- a CDS encoding YggS family pyridoxal phosphate-dependent enzyme encodes MGEAGMRHTEIKERLTVVRARIERACEQAGRDPDEITLIAVTKFFPASDIAHLLELGVRDIGENKDQEAGAKVEELEEAVRERLTVHFVGQLQSNKAGRVARYADMVQSLDRSKIVAALDRGRATAREEGHAAAPLEVLVQVDLGEGEQAGRGGVLPEQVPALAEAVAGAEHLRLRGLMAVAPFGLDETGTRAAFDRLAHLGEDVRHTYPQADLLSAGMSADLELAIASGATHLRVGSAILGSRQPGR; translated from the coding sequence ATGGGAGAGGCGGGTATGCGGCATACCGAGATCAAGGAACGGCTCACCGTGGTGCGTGCGCGGATCGAGCGAGCGTGCGAGCAGGCCGGCCGCGACCCGGATGAGATCACCCTGATCGCGGTGACCAAGTTCTTCCCGGCCAGCGACATCGCCCACCTGCTCGAGCTGGGCGTGCGCGACATCGGTGAGAACAAGGACCAGGAGGCCGGCGCGAAGGTCGAGGAGCTGGAGGAGGCGGTGCGCGAGCGGCTGACCGTCCACTTCGTCGGCCAGCTGCAGAGCAACAAGGCGGGCAGGGTGGCCCGGTATGCGGACATGGTCCAGTCCCTGGACCGGTCCAAGATCGTCGCCGCGCTGGATCGCGGCCGGGCCACGGCGCGGGAGGAAGGACACGCCGCCGCGCCGCTGGAGGTGCTCGTCCAGGTGGACCTGGGCGAGGGGGAGCAGGCCGGCCGTGGCGGTGTCCTGCCCGAGCAGGTGCCGGCCCTGGCCGAGGCGGTGGCAGGCGCGGAGCACCTGCGGCTACGCGGCCTGATGGCGGTCGCCCCGTTCGGCCTGGACGAGACCGGGACCCGCGCGGCCTTCGACCGGCTCGCCCACCTAGGGGAAGATGTGCGGCATACCTACCCCCAAGCAGACCTGCTGTCGGCAGGGATGAGCGCGGACCTGGAGCTGGCGATCGCCAGCGGGGCGACACACCTGCGTGTCGGAAGCGCAATCCTGGGATCGCGGCAGCCCGGCCGGTAG
- a CDS encoding cell division protein SepF has protein sequence MAGALRKTMEYLGLAESEERYDDYDVYQDEDDRHRRGASPVRAVRDSDDEDTADVATLPTRTPVSEVVREPEVGDMNRITTIHPRTYNEAKNIGEAYRGGIPVIMNLSDMDDADAKRLVDFAAGLAFGLHGSIERVTSKVFLLSPSHVRVDSGNAAQAQRSPQGPFNQS, from the coding sequence ATGGCCGGGGCACTGCGCAAGACCATGGAGTACCTCGGACTCGCCGAGTCCGAGGAGCGCTACGACGACTACGACGTCTACCAGGACGAGGACGACCGCCACCGCCGCGGGGCTTCGCCGGTGCGTGCGGTGCGCGACAGCGACGACGAGGACACTGCAGACGTGGCCACGCTTCCGACCCGCACCCCGGTGTCCGAGGTCGTCCGTGAACCGGAGGTCGGCGACATGAACCGCATCACCACCATCCACCCGCGCACCTACAACGAGGCCAAGAACATCGGCGAGGCCTACCGCGGCGGAATCCCGGTGATCATGAACCTCAGCGACATGGACGACGCGGATGCCAAGCGCCTGGTCGACTTCGCTGCCGGCCTGGCCTTCGGCCTGCACGGGTCGATCGAGCGGGTGACCAGCAAGGTCTTCCTGCTCAGCCCTTCCCACGTCCGTGTCGACAGCGGCAACGCCGCGCAGGCCCAGCGCTCGCCGCAGGGCCCGTTCAACCAGAGTTGA
- a CDS encoding YggT family protein: protein MVGDFIALILNLYFFVLIGRLIFDWVQVFSRDWRPKGPVLVLANGVYTLTDPPLRALRRVIPPLRLGGIALDLAFLVLILGVGIARGVAASLPF from the coding sequence ATGGTCGGCGACTTCATCGCGCTCATTCTCAACCTGTACTTCTTCGTCCTCATCGGACGCCTGATCTTCGACTGGGTACAGGTCTTCTCGCGCGACTGGCGGCCCAAGGGCCCGGTGCTAGTCCTGGCCAACGGCGTCTACACGCTGACCGACCCGCCCCTGCGCGCCCTGCGGCGGGTCATCCCCCCGCTGCGGCTGGGTGGGATCGCGCTGGATCTGGCCTTCCTGGTGCTCATCCTCGGGGTCGGGATCGCCCGCGGGGTGGCGGCCTCCCTGCCGTTCTGA
- a CDS encoding DivIVA domain-containing protein, translated as MTLSPEDVIKKSFSATHLRRGYDETQVDDFLDEVVVELRRLLAENQSLRSDLEDCRASRGLGGDTGERAEEPHTLVAAPLAEDDVAAEPAADGDQRVTELTAEVEALRTQLASCQDARAKLETQLRARAEGGTADGADVSGDGDSAELEDLLARIAGTEEELRLTQEQLAQAKERAAQAEARAQTVLQQGTDEQGTGDQGQQAQAAASSGQDPTSIISLAQRLHDQHVAEGESTRAQLVDEAEAYRDRVTSEADQQSQELLRTGQETHDLLVTEGQERHDDLVRTGQETHDRLVTEGQERHDDLVRTGQETHDRLVTEGEQRRSSILEDLTSQQNSLSRRIEELRTQENDLRDRLRTFLTDQLAKVEADRG; from the coding sequence ATGACGCTGTCCCCCGAGGACGTGATCAAGAAGAGCTTCAGCGCCACCCACCTGCGGCGTGGCTACGACGAGACGCAGGTCGACGACTTCCTCGACGAGGTCGTGGTGGAGCTGCGCCGACTGCTCGCCGAGAACCAGAGCCTGCGCTCTGACCTCGAGGACTGCCGGGCCAGCCGGGGCCTGGGCGGGGACACCGGGGAGCGGGCCGAGGAGCCGCACACGCTGGTGGCCGCGCCGCTCGCCGAGGACGACGTCGCTGCGGAGCCCGCCGCCGACGGTGACCAGCGCGTGACCGAGCTCACCGCCGAGGTGGAGGCCCTGCGCACCCAGTTGGCGTCCTGCCAGGACGCGCGGGCCAAGCTTGAGACCCAGCTGCGGGCGCGCGCCGAGGGCGGGACCGCCGACGGCGCCGACGTGAGCGGCGACGGTGACTCGGCCGAGCTGGAGGACCTGCTGGCCCGGATCGCCGGCACCGAGGAGGAGCTGCGGCTCACCCAGGAGCAGCTGGCGCAGGCGAAGGAACGGGCCGCACAGGCCGAAGCCCGGGCCCAGACCGTGCTCCAGCAGGGGACGGACGAGCAGGGGACGGGGGACCAGGGCCAGCAGGCCCAGGCCGCCGCGTCCAGCGGCCAGGACCCCACCTCCATCATCTCCCTGGCCCAGCGCCTGCACGACCAGCACGTGGCCGAGGGCGAGAGCACCAGGGCCCAGCTGGTGGATGAGGCCGAGGCCTACCGAGACCGCGTCACCTCCGAGGCCGACCAGCAGAGCCAGGAGTTGCTCCGCACCGGTCAAGAGACGCATGACCTCCTGGTCACCGAGGGCCAGGAGCGGCACGACGACCTGGTGCGCACCGGCCAGGAGACGCACGACCGTCTGGTCACCGAGGGCCAGGAGCGGCACGACGACCTGGTACGCACCGGCCAGGAGACGCACGATCGTCTGGTCACCGAGGGCGAGCAGCGCCGCAGCTCGATCCTTGAGGACCTCACCAGCCAGCAGAACTCGCTCTCGCGCCGGATCGAGGAGCTGCGCACCCAGGAGAACGACCTGCGAGACCGGCTGCGCACCTTCCTGACCGACCAGCTGGCCAAGGTGGAGGCCGACCGGGGCTGA
- a CDS encoding TraR/DksA family transcriptional regulator, whose translation MASSTDKTGVDPRLSAAVQDAKPEQLPVREGEDPWTQEDLDEVRNTLLEEADRLHTEVEEAEQDLAELMRDYGDGAGDDQADAGSATLEREQELSLANNSRELLQQVMHALGRIGNGTYGNCESCGEPIGKMRLQAFSRATLCLTCKQKQERR comes from the coding sequence GTGGCCAGCAGCACCGACAAGACCGGCGTCGACCCCCGCCTCAGCGCCGCCGTGCAGGACGCCAAGCCGGAGCAGTTGCCGGTCCGCGAGGGGGAAGACCCCTGGACGCAGGAAGATCTGGACGAGGTTCGCAACACGCTCCTGGAGGAGGCCGACCGGTTGCACACCGAGGTGGAGGAGGCCGAGCAGGACCTCGCCGAGTTGATGCGCGACTACGGCGACGGCGCGGGGGACGACCAGGCGGACGCCGGCTCCGCCACCCTCGAGCGGGAGCAGGAGCTTTCGCTGGCCAACAACTCGCGCGAGCTGTTGCAACAGGTCATGCACGCGCTGGGACGCATCGGGAACGGGACCTACGGCAACTGCGAGTCCTGCGGTGAGCCGATCGGCAAGATGCGGCTGCAGGCCTTCTCCCGTGCGACCCTATGCCTGACATGCAAGCAGAAGCAGGAACGCCGCTAA
- the lspA gene encoding signal peptidase II: MQAEAGTPLSHAHPRRTILIFLVAAGWVILDQATKWWAESALTRGESVPLVGELLQLHLTYNSGAAFSLGTGMTGVLTALATVVVLVIIWQALRTRSLPWALTLGLLLGGALGNLVDRYLRAPGPGRGHVVDFLALPNFPVFNFADMGITFAAVAIVILAMRGHLPDGTRDVLVEKGAGHRAAGGADGRPGAAGGSKDDPSAAGDSASDAADERGADRPAGERGR, translated from the coding sequence ATGCAAGCAGAAGCAGGAACGCCGCTAAGCCACGCCCACCCCCGCCGGACCATCCTCATCTTCCTGGTGGCCGCCGGCTGGGTCATCCTCGACCAGGCCACCAAGTGGTGGGCCGAGAGCGCCCTGACTCGGGGCGAGTCGGTGCCCCTGGTGGGTGAGCTGCTGCAGCTGCACCTGACCTACAACTCCGGTGCCGCGTTCTCGCTCGGCACCGGGATGACGGGCGTGCTCACCGCGCTCGCCACGGTGGTGGTGCTGGTGATTATCTGGCAGGCCCTGCGCACGCGCAGCCTTCCGTGGGCGCTGACCCTGGGTCTGCTCTTGGGCGGGGCGCTGGGCAACCTCGTCGACCGTTACCTGCGCGCGCCCGGACCGGGCCGCGGGCACGTCGTCGACTTCCTCGCGCTGCCCAACTTCCCGGTGTTCAACTTCGCGGACATGGGGATCACCTTCGCGGCTGTGGCGATCGTCATCCTGGCGATGCGGGGCCACCTGCCCGACGGGACCCGGGATGTCTTGGTGGAGAAGGGCGCCGGCCACCGAGCGGCCGGGGGCGCCGATGGTCGCCCCGGTGCCGCGGGGGGCAGCAAGGATGACCCCTCTGCCGCCGGGGACAGTGCTTCGGACGCAGCCGATGAGCGAGGCGCGGACCGACCCGCAGGGGAGCGCGGCCGATGA
- a CDS encoding RluA family pseudouridine synthase, producing MSESRWFTVPDGLEGERVDSALARLLGLSRSKAAELAAAGNVRADGKVVGKSDRVSAGSMLDVELPPASPPPGLEVVAEPVEGMRIVHDDTEIVVVDKPAFVAAHPSVGWSGPSVVGGLAAAGYRISTSGAPERQGIVQRLDVGTSGLMVVAKSERAYTVLKQAFRDRVVDKTYHTLVQGLPDPHEGTIEAPIGRHPGHDYRFAVMSTGRPSVTHYQLLEAHRSASLLEVHLETGRTHQIRVHFSALRHPCAGDLTYGADPVLAKRLGLVRQWLHATGLGFEHPGSGEYVQFESPYPQDLQTALDRIRS from the coding sequence ATGAGCGAGTCCCGCTGGTTCACCGTGCCCGACGGCCTGGAGGGGGAGCGGGTCGACAGTGCCCTGGCCCGGCTTCTGGGCCTGTCCCGGTCCAAGGCGGCCGAGCTGGCCGCCGCCGGGAACGTGCGCGCCGACGGCAAGGTGGTCGGCAAGTCGGACCGGGTCAGCGCCGGGTCGATGCTGGACGTCGAGCTGCCGCCCGCCTCCCCGCCGCCGGGCCTGGAGGTCGTCGCCGAGCCGGTTGAGGGGATGCGGATCGTCCACGACGACACCGAGATCGTGGTCGTGGACAAGCCCGCGTTCGTCGCCGCGCACCCCAGCGTGGGCTGGAGCGGGCCGAGCGTCGTCGGGGGCCTGGCCGCGGCCGGCTACCGGATCTCCACCTCCGGCGCGCCCGAGCGGCAGGGGATCGTCCAGCGCCTCGACGTCGGCACCAGCGGGCTGATGGTCGTGGCCAAGTCCGAACGGGCCTACACCGTGCTCAAGCAGGCCTTCCGCGACCGGGTGGTCGACAAGACCTACCACACCCTGGTCCAAGGCCTTCCGGACCCGCACGAGGGCACCATCGAGGCCCCCATCGGCCGGCACCCCGGCCACGACTACCGGTTCGCGGTGATGAGCACCGGGCGCCCCTCGGTCACCCACTACCAGCTGCTGGAGGCGCACCGGTCCGCTAGCCTGCTCGAGGTCCACCTGGAGACCGGTCGCACCCACCAGATCCGGGTCCACTTCTCCGCCCTACGTCACCCCTGCGCAGGCGACCTCACCTACGGCGCCGACCCCGTGCTGGCCAAGCGTCTTGGCCTGGTGCGGCAGTGGCTGCACGCCACCGGCCTGGGTTTCGAGCACCCCGGCAGTGGGGAGTACGTGCAGTTCGAGTCGCCCTACCCGCAGGACCTGCAGACCGCCCTCGACCGCATCCGCAGCTGA